GATGTCTGCTCCTGATCGTCCATTGACAGCGGAAGAGCGAAATATTATTCAGCTGGAAGTGAATAAAACCTATGGTTCATTTACCAAAAAAGTAGCTGAAGGACGTAAATTGTCAGTAGCGAATGTAGATAGTATCGGACAAGGAAGGGTGTGGACAGGTGAGCAGGCTGTCGGAATCGGACTGGTAGATCGTATTGGAAGCATTAGAGATGCTGTCCGTTCTGCTGCCAAGATGGCCAAGTTAAAGGATTATAAAGTGGTAAAATACCCTTCACTTAAAGATCCATTCTCCTCTATTCTGTCGACATCCAAAGAGAAGATCAGTGTCTGGTATATGAAAGATCAGTTGGGTGATCAGTATCGATACATTCAGGAACTAAAATCAGTAACCCAACAATCGGGTATTATGGCCAAATTGCCGTATTCGATTGAGGTTCACTAATATTTTGATAAAAAGGGAGTATATTTTTTTAAGAAACACTCCCTTTTTTATATATTTATTCCCTCAACTTGAATCAAACAGATTCGACGCTCAAAATTTAAGTTTTAAAAATATCATGAAAACGATTGACGATTTGAATTTCTCAGGCAAGAAAGCCTTAATCCGTGTAGATTTTAACGTTCCTTTGGACGATCAATTTAATATTACAGATGATAACCGTATCCAGGGGGCAGCTCCAACGATCAAAAAGATATTAAAAGATGGTGGATCTGTGATCTTAATGTCTCATTTGGGAAGACCAAAAGAAGGACCTACAGATAAATATTCATTAAAACATATTGTTTCCCATCTTTCTAAAGTATTAGGTGTGGATGTACAGTTTGCTGCGGATTGTATTGGTCAGGAAGCTGTAGATAAAGCTGCCTCTTTGAAGTCAGGTGAAGTTTTATTGCTGGAAAATCTTCGCTTTTATAAAGAGGAAGAAAAAGGTGATGTCGCTTTTGCAGAAAAGTTATCCAAATTGGGTGATGTATATGTAAATGATGCTTTCGGAACAGCACACCGTGCACATGCCTCAACAGCTGTTATTGCTCAATTCTTCCCGGGTAATAAATATTTCGGATATCTGATGGCTGCTGAAGTGCAGAATGCAGAGAAAGTATTAAATCATCCTGAACGTCCTTTTACGGCGATCATGGGGGGAGCAAAAGTATCTGATAAGCTGGAATTGATTGAAGCTTTATTAGAAAAGGTTGATAACCTGATTATTGGCGGTGGTATGGCCTATACTTTTGTGAAAGCAAGAGGCGGAGAAATTGGTCAGTCACTGGTGGAGCTGGATAAACTGGATCTGGCTAATCATCTGGTCAAAAAAGCCGAAGAAAAAGGCGTCAATCTGGTACTTCCTACAGATAGTCAGATTGCTGACAGATTCGCTAATGATGCAGAAGTATACGATGGGTCAAATGATCAAATCCCTGCTGATAAAATGGGATTGGATATCGGTAAAGAATCAGGAGAGCATTTTGCTGAGATTATCTCTGCTTCTAAAACTATTTTATGGAACGGACCTATGGGCGTATTTGAAATGGATACTTTCGCTAAAGGTACAAAAGCGGTTGCAGATGCAGTAGTAGCGGCAACAGAAAGAGGCGCCTTCTCTCTTATCGGAGGTGGTGATTCGGCTGCAGCGGTATCTAAATTCAAAATGACAGAGCATGTAAGCTATGTAAGTACAGGTGGTGGAGCTTTGTTAGAATATATGGAAGGAAAAGAACTTCCGGGTGTAAAAGCTATTAACGAATAATAAGGTTCTTATTACAATATATACTAAAGGCCTGTCTGATAAAGACAGGCCTTTAGTATTTTATGAAGGTCGTGGATGAACCTAATAGGTATATCCAAGACTAAAAGCTGTTACTACCTTTTGTCTCGCTGAAGGATCATTGATATAAGTAAACTTGACTCCGCAATCAAAATCAGGCAAGACATACCGCAGGAAGTTGACATCTGCGGATAAGTTTAATCCGAATGTTTTGGGAGCAACGCTGCTGTTGTGAACATTCTGATAATCTGCAAAAAATCCGCCTTTAAATCGTTTGATATAAGCTAATCCGCCAATAGTCCAGTCCGGATAAGCTATCGGGAGCCTATAGTTAAATAGCAAGGTGTTTGTGACCCGTGGTGAATTGAAGAATCCGTAACCACTTACGACAGGGATATCCATACTGTATTGATATACATTTGAAGCCTTCTGAACTCCGAATCTGATTTGAAATCCATGATTGGAGACTAATCCCGGGAAGTAGAAATTGCTTCTGAAAGAAAGCAGAGTGCCACTCACAGCATTTTCAAAAGGAGAATGGCGGTAGGTTACACTGAAGTTTTGCCCCCATTTTGGTGCAAGATCCATTCTGCTCTGCATGGCATTTCTATTGAAATAAGCCTGGTAGCTCAGCGGGAACTTTAATTCTCTTCTGAAATTAGGGATATTCTGCAGGCTGGGATTATACCTGTTCTGATAATATGTCGCTATGTTGAATCCAAAGCTGTAGACCTGATTGTGACGGTATATGGACCATGGCAGGCTCATCTGTGCAGTGATTAGGTGCTCTTGCCAGTCAAAAGATACCGAACTGTCTGGCTTATTTATAAAGGATGCCCAGCCAATCTGTCCTTTATTCTCGTATCGGACCGTGAATTTTGGGAAATACTTCTGGTACTGTATCTGGGCAGAATAAATTCCTTTATCCAGATCGGTATCATATTCGTATCCCAGACTAATCTTTGTTGTATTAAGCAAGTTATTGGAAATCCAGAAAATTCCCGGTTTGTAATTGTCAAAACTTGAAAAATCAGTGCTGCTGATGGTTAAACTATGGAAGTTAACCGCCCTTTTTATTCCGTTATAGGGTTTGATTTCGAATGCAGTGGTGTCAAATACTGTGTCAACTGCAGGAATTCTGGCAAGTGACGGTTTGTAATAATGAATAAACAGATCAGGTGTTTCGTTGATATCTTTTTCCTGTACGCTATTCAGTGGAATACTGGCCAGTTTATATCCATCTACGGCATAATCATTGAAGAATAATTGATTAGTTTGGTGGTCTACATAGGGAGAGAACGCACCAAATCGTGCATTTGTAAGAGCAAAAATTTGTTCGTCTGATCTCGCATATCGGTAGATATTATCTGTCCCATTATAGTGGG
The Sphingobacterium spiritivorum genome window above contains:
- a CDS encoding phosphoglycerate kinase; this translates as MKTIDDLNFSGKKALIRVDFNVPLDDQFNITDDNRIQGAAPTIKKILKDGGSVILMSHLGRPKEGPTDKYSLKHIVSHLSKVLGVDVQFAADCIGQEAVDKAASLKSGEVLLLENLRFYKEEEKGDVAFAEKLSKLGDVYVNDAFGTAHRAHASTAVIAQFFPGNKYFGYLMAAEVQNAEKVLNHPERPFTAIMGGAKVSDKLELIEALLEKVDNLIIGGGMAYTFVKARGGEIGQSLVELDKLDLANHLVKKAEEKGVNLVLPTDSQIADRFANDAEVYDGSNDQIPADKMGLDIGKESGEHFAEIISASKTILWNGPMGVFEMDTFAKGTKAVADAVVAATERGAFSLIGGGDSAAAVSKFKMTEHVSYVSTGGGALLEYMEGKELPGVKAINE